In a genomic window of Peptoclostridium acidaminophilum DSM 3953:
- a CDS encoding glycyl-radical enzyme activating protein — translation MTNRESLEKTEGIIFEMQRWSLHDGDGIRSTIFMKGCPLRCKWCHNPESWRIKPEILFFKEKCTGCGKCAQICPTGAASQSGDKASFERSECIMCLECLNSCQSKALKLYGNKITAGELFQKIKRDSVFYRESGGGVTFSGGEPTMQPKFLDAMVRLCASAGIDTAIETCAYFEWEKLKDTIELIDFVFIDLKHMDNQAHKELTGAPNCGILKNIVRISDMNKKPVIRIPLMAGVNDGDNLRATLDFISKNVNAAGVELLPYHSFGESKYPALGLEYSHAFKTPSAQALQEGRELIKSFGLSVIDYK, via the coding sequence GCATAAGAAGCACAATATTCATGAAGGGCTGCCCCCTAAGATGCAAGTGGTGCCACAATCCGGAGTCATGGCGGATTAAGCCTGAAATACTGTTTTTCAAGGAAAAGTGCACAGGCTGCGGGAAATGCGCACAGATATGCCCCACAGGCGCAGCTTCGCAGTCCGGCGACAAGGCAAGCTTCGAGAGGTCAGAGTGCATAATGTGTCTTGAGTGTCTCAACTCTTGCCAAAGCAAGGCCTTGAAGCTATACGGAAATAAAATCACAGCCGGCGAGCTTTTCCAAAAAATCAAGCGTGACTCCGTCTTCTACAGGGAATCGGGGGGCGGAGTGACCTTTTCGGGCGGCGAACCCACTATGCAGCCTAAATTCCTGGATGCCATGGTGAGACTGTGCGCATCTGCCGGAATAGACACAGCAATCGAAACGTGCGCCTATTTTGAATGGGAAAAACTCAAGGATACAATTGAGCTGATAGATTTTGTTTTCATCGACTTAAAGCACATGGACAACCAGGCGCACAAGGAGCTAACCGGTGCTCCAAACTGCGGAATACTCAAAAACATAGTCAGGATATCCGACATGAATAAGAAACCAGTAATAAGGATTCCTCTCATGGCAGGCGTAAACGACGGCGATAATCTAAGGGCGACTCTTGATTTCATATCAAAGAATGTCAACGCTGCAGGTGTCGAGCTTCTGCCCTACCACAGCTTCGGCGAAAGCAAGTACCCGGCTCTGGGCCTTGAATACAGCCACGCCTTCAAGACGCCGTCTGCGCAGGCCCTGCAGGAGGGGAGAGAGCTTATAAAATCGTTCGGACTCAGTGTAATAGATTACAAATAG